A genome region from Constrictibacter sp. MBR-5 includes the following:
- a CDS encoding type 1 glutamine amidotransferase domain-containing protein, with protein sequence MSGELTGKKVAIIAADGFEEVELSEPRAALQQAGATVHIVGLKPGTVRGYRHLEPGETVDVDVPLTAGRADDYDALFIPGGLYNPDALRSDQGMIDFVTHFFRSGKPVGSICHGPQVLITAGLASGRTMTGWKAIQVDLKNAGATVRDEPVVVDGNLITSRNPGDLEQMCPRLVEVFAASGRAD encoded by the coding sequence ATGTCGGGCGAACTGACGGGAAAGAAGGTTGCGATCATCGCGGCGGACGGATTTGAAGAGGTCGAACTGTCGGAGCCGCGCGCGGCGCTGCAGCAGGCGGGAGCGACGGTCCATATCGTCGGGCTGAAGCCTGGGACAGTGCGCGGCTATCGTCACCTGGAGCCTGGAGAGACGGTGGATGTGGACGTCCCGCTGACGGCTGGGCGCGCCGACGACTATGACGCGCTCTTCATTCCCGGCGGTCTCTACAACCCCGACGCGCTGCGCAGCGACCAGGGGATGATCGATTTCGTTACGCACTTCTTCCGCAGCGGCAAGCCTGTCGGTTCGATCTGCCACGGCCCACAGGTCCTGATCACCGCCGGCCTTGCGAGCGGGCGGACGATGACCGGCTGGAAGGCGATCCAGGTCGACTTAAAAAACGCTGGCGCCACCGTTCGTGACGAGCCCGTCGTGGTAGACGGTAACCTGATCACCAGTCGAAACCCCGGCGACCTCGAACAGATGTGCCCCCGCCTCGTCGAGGTTTTTGCGGCTTCCGGCAGGGCCGACTGA
- a CDS encoding penicillin-binding protein activator, whose product MNTPPCPANRPAPVAAAVKARSRGIAAAALVCAAALLAGCGSSGTSGGNVQQPAPRYDTSQVPPYLPKDLLTDTSKPAEKVKVALLLPLSGQHAAIGEALLKASQMAVFDVADDNFTLVPLDTQGTPDGAAEATRTALRQNVKLILGPLLSTSVRAASNATRGTGVNIIAFSNDQMVAGNGVYLMGFLPGQEVQRAVAYASSRGLRRMGAFAPDSPYGRLAVGALQSSASRYGGTVARTIIVPENPASVASGAREFAQGDSYDAILLPFSGPALNDVARQLQSAGIEPSRTKFLGTSQWDHPSNTLYQEPLLNGGWFALVPPEKRAEFERRYASNYGGKPPRIATLAYDATALTALIAKSPNARFDQQAITNPRGFAGADGYFRFRPDGTADRGLAIMEVVPGGLRIVDPAPTRAEDLSS is encoded by the coding sequence GTGAACACACCCCCCTGCCCCGCCAACCGACCGGCACCGGTCGCCGCTGCAGTCAAGGCGAGGAGCCGCGGTATTGCCGCTGCGGCGCTGGTCTGCGCCGCGGCACTCCTCGCCGGATGCGGCAGCAGCGGCACCAGCGGCGGCAACGTACAACAGCCGGCCCCCCGCTACGATACCAGCCAGGTGCCGCCCTACCTCCCGAAGGACCTGCTGACCGACACCAGCAAGCCTGCCGAGAAGGTGAAGGTGGCGCTGCTGCTGCCGCTGTCCGGGCAACATGCCGCCATTGGCGAGGCCCTCCTGAAGGCATCGCAGATGGCGGTGTTCGATGTGGCGGACGATAATTTCACGCTGGTCCCGCTGGACACCCAGGGCACTCCCGACGGCGCCGCGGAAGCGACCCGCACCGCGCTGCGCCAGAACGTGAAGCTGATCCTGGGCCCGCTGCTGAGTACTTCGGTGCGCGCGGCATCCAACGCGACCCGCGGCACCGGCGTTAACATCATCGCCTTCTCCAACGACCAGATGGTCGCCGGCAACGGCGTCTACTTGATGGGCTTCCTCCCGGGCCAGGAGGTGCAGCGCGCTGTCGCCTATGCCAGCAGCCGCGGCCTGCGCCGCATGGGCGCGTTCGCGCCGGACAGCCCCTATGGCCGCCTCGCCGTAGGGGCGCTGCAGTCGAGCGCCAGCCGCTATGGCGGCACCGTGGCACGAACCATCATCGTACCGGAGAATCCGGCTTCCGTGGCCAGCGGTGCCAGGGAATTCGCGCAAGGTGACAGCTACGACGCGATCCTGCTGCCCTTCAGCGGCCCTGCTCTCAATGACGTGGCTCGGCAGCTTCAATCGGCCGGCATCGAGCCGTCGCGCACGAAGTTCCTCGGGACCAGCCAGTGGGACCATCCCAGCAACACCCTCTACCAGGAGCCGTTGCTGAACGGCGGATGGTTCGCCCTCGTGCCACCTGAAAAGCGCGCCGAATTCGAGCGGCGTTACGCCAGCAACTATGGCGGCAAGCCTCCGCGCATCGCGACTCTCGCCTATGATGCGACGGCACTGACTGCACTCATCGCCAAGTCGCCGAACGCGCGCTTCGACCAGCAGGCCATTACCAATCCGCGTGGCTTCGCCGGCGCCGACGGCTATTTCCGCTTCCGGCCGGACGGTACGGCCGACCGCGGTCTCGCCATTATGGAGGTCGTGCCCGGCGGCCTTCGCATCGTCGACCCGGCGCCGACGCGGGCCGAGGACCTATCCTCCTGA
- a CDS encoding ABC transporter permease: MGGAKRPGLAVMDLFRRHPTMMLGGAILLVMVLGALLAPWMFTVDPIKFNPINRLKVPSETFWFGTDMYGRDVYSRAVYGTRISLAVGVAVAILSVVIGLAIGLVSGYMRTLDHIIMRVMDGLMAIPAILLAVALVSLSGASIVTVVIAITIPEVPRVVRLVRSVVLSVREEPYVEAAVAAGTPLPLILIRHVLPNTVPPLIVQATYICASAMITEAILSFLGAGTPPEIPSWGNMMAEGRTFFQLAPWIIFFPGVALALIVLAVNVLGDGLRDTLDPRIAKRV; the protein is encoded by the coding sequence ATGGGCGGCGCGAAACGGCCCGGTCTGGCGGTCATGGACCTGTTCCGCCGACATCCGACGATGATGCTCGGCGGCGCTATCCTCCTGGTGATGGTGCTGGGGGCGCTCCTTGCTCCCTGGATGTTCACCGTCGACCCGATCAAGTTCAATCCGATCAACCGCCTCAAGGTGCCGTCGGAGACGTTTTGGTTCGGGACGGACATGTACGGGCGCGACGTCTACAGCCGCGCGGTCTACGGCACGCGCATCTCGCTGGCAGTCGGCGTTGCCGTCGCGATTCTCAGCGTGGTCATCGGGCTCGCGATCGGCCTCGTCTCTGGCTACATGCGCACGCTCGACCACATCATCATGCGGGTGATGGATGGCCTGATGGCGATCCCGGCCATCCTGCTCGCTGTGGCGCTCGTCTCGCTGTCCGGGGCCAGCATCGTCACTGTCGTCATCGCGATCACCATCCCGGAGGTACCGCGCGTCGTGCGGCTGGTGCGAAGCGTGGTGCTGTCGGTGCGTGAGGAACCCTACGTCGAGGCCGCCGTGGCGGCGGGGACGCCTCTGCCGCTCATCCTGATCCGCCATGTGCTGCCGAACACGGTCCCGCCGCTCATCGTCCAGGCGACCTACATCTGCGCCTCCGCGATGATCACGGAGGCGATCCTCAGCTTCCTCGGTGCCGGCACCCCGCCGGAAATCCCGAGCTGGGGCAACATGATGGCCGAGGGCCGGACGTTCTTCCAGCTGGCACCCTGGATCATCTTTTTCCCAGGGGTAGCCCTGGCACTGATCGTGCTTGCCGTGAACGTCCTCGGCGACGGGCTGCGCGACACCCTCGATCCCCGCATCGCCAAGCGTGTTTAA
- a CDS encoding transglutaminase-like domain-containing protein: MPQGATISRHRRCASTLSSFGLGVFHRTYATHGGRRAEPKGLERGAVREEPVTMDLDIDAETYLRGLAQQPDAEIDIGEAALVLAACDRQRVALDRYRDHLGTLTEEVGAAAMAVDGLEGRVAALRAVFVERHGYAGDTLTYDDLQNANLLRVIDRRKGLPVALGILLLAVAQRLDWDMVGLNFPGHFLLRLDCGGARAILDPFEGCRERSVPDLRELLKAGGRPDAELLPSHYAPVGRRDVLLRLQNNIKLRLLQSKDAARALRVVERMLWIAPGVPELMREAALLNVHLGRLQTAIAQLEAYLEVERGQQARHRMATLLQDLRNRLN; encoded by the coding sequence ATGCCGCAAGGCGCAACCATCTCGCGGCACCGACGATGCGCTTCGACGTTGTCGTCATTCGGCCTTGGCGTCTTCCATCGCACCTACGCGACGCATGGCGGCCGCCGGGCTGAACCGAAGGGGCTTGAACGCGGCGCTGTCCGCGAGGAACCTGTGACGATGGATCTGGATATCGATGCCGAGACTTACCTGCGCGGCCTCGCGCAGCAGCCCGACGCCGAGATCGATATCGGCGAAGCTGCGCTGGTTCTCGCCGCCTGCGACCGGCAGCGCGTGGCGCTCGATCGCTATCGCGACCACCTCGGGACCCTGACCGAGGAGGTCGGCGCGGCCGCGATGGCCGTCGACGGCTTGGAGGGGCGCGTTGCGGCGTTACGTGCCGTCTTCGTGGAGCGGCACGGCTATGCCGGCGACACGCTGACCTACGACGACCTGCAGAACGCAAACCTGTTGCGCGTGATCGATCGGCGGAAGGGGTTGCCTGTAGCCCTCGGCATTCTCTTGCTGGCGGTGGCGCAACGCCTCGACTGGGACATGGTCGGTCTGAACTTCCCCGGTCACTTCCTGCTCAGGCTCGACTGCGGCGGTGCCCGAGCGATTCTCGACCCGTTTGAAGGCTGCCGAGAACGCTCGGTGCCGGACCTGCGCGAACTGCTGAAGGCCGGCGGCAGGCCCGATGCCGAGCTGCTGCCGAGCCATTATGCGCCGGTCGGGCGACGCGACGTGCTGCTGCGCCTGCAGAACAACATCAAGCTGCGGCTACTGCAGTCCAAGGATGCCGCGCGTGCCCTTCGCGTCGTCGAACGGATGCTGTGGATCGCTCCGGGCGTACCGGAGCTAATGCGCGAGGCGGCGTTGCTGAACGTTCATCTCGGCCGCCTGCAAACCGC
- a CDS encoding ABC transporter permease: protein MFRFILQRIFATIPVMFVVAVFIFLMLRLSPGDPATVIAGDYATPEAIARIRANLGLDEPLPVQFVAWIGNLLTGDLGISIFSNLPVTTLIAQRVEPTVALACTTLILILVVAVPLGTIAAWKANTWIDRTIMIGAVLGFSIPVFVLAYIFIYIFAIRFGWLPVQGYVSPSVDVVKFVRHMVLPTVALSGFLIALIARMTRASVREVLDEDYIRTAHAKGLTERAVLMRHALRNAAVPIVTMIGIAVAILLSGVVVTETVFNIPGLGRLVVDAILKRDYPIIQGLIIVFSFVYILINLIVDIIYTALDPRIRY from the coding sequence ATGTTCCGCTTCATCCTGCAGCGCATCTTCGCCACAATCCCCGTGATGTTCGTGGTGGCGGTCTTCATCTTCCTGATGCTCCGCCTCAGTCCCGGCGATCCGGCGACCGTGATCGCCGGCGACTATGCGACACCGGAGGCGATAGCGCGGATCCGCGCCAATCTGGGTCTCGATGAACCGCTTCCGGTGCAGTTCGTCGCCTGGATCGGCAACCTCCTCACCGGCGACCTGGGCATATCGATCTTCTCAAACCTGCCGGTGACGACCCTGATCGCCCAGCGCGTCGAGCCCACGGTGGCGCTGGCGTGCACCACGCTGATCCTGATCCTGGTCGTCGCCGTTCCCCTCGGCACGATCGCGGCGTGGAAGGCGAACACCTGGATCGACCGCACGATCATGATCGGGGCGGTGCTGGGCTTCTCGATCCCGGTCTTCGTGCTCGCCTACATCTTCATCTACATCTTCGCGATCCGCTTCGGCTGGCTGCCGGTGCAGGGCTATGTCAGCCCATCCGTGGACGTGGTGAAGTTCGTGCGGCACATGGTGTTGCCGACGGTGGCGCTCAGCGGGTTCCTGATCGCATTGATCGCGCGCATGACCCGCGCCAGCGTCCGCGAGGTCCTGGACGAGGACTATATCCGCACCGCCCACGCGAAGGGCCTTACGGAGCGGGCGGTCCTGATGCGGCACGCGCTTCGCAATGCGGCCGTTCCGATCGTCACGATGATCGGCATCGCCGTAGCCATCCTCCTGAGCGGCGTGGTCGTGACCGAGACCGTCTTCAACATTCCCGGTCTCGGACGGCTCGTCGTCGATGCGATCCTGAAGCGCGACTACCCGATTATCCAGGGCCTGATCATCGTGTTCTCGTTCGTCTACATCCTGATCAACCTGATCGTGGACATCATCTACACAGCCCTCGACCCGAGGATCAGATATTGA
- a CDS encoding ABC transporter substrate-binding protein gives MFRTVLRTAAALLPLALHVSSSASAETTLRVVPHADLKNIDPIWTTAYITRNHAYLVWDTLFSLDENFQPQPQMVDGWKTSDDKMEWTFTLREGLKFHDGTPVTSADVITSLERWGKRDGMGQQLFAATETLEAVDDKTFRLKLKSPFGLVLESFAKLSSNVPFIMPKRLAETDPFKQVPEVVGSGPFRFMKEQWVPGSKVVYAKFADYVPRKEPPSNASGGKVAKVDRIEWLYIPDPNTAMNALISGEVDYYENAPADLVPILRQAEGVKVETLDPLGNQGMLRFNHLHPPFDKPELRKAVSYVFDQEQFLQAGVGDPAFWQKCYSYSACNAPVGTDAGAVKQPDMAKAKELMKTGGYDGTPVTILQATDIPVLNAAALVTAQGLREAGFTVDLQAMDWATVTSRRAVKEPPGKGGWNIFFTWTLAADLLTPLATNMSAGCDKAWFGWPCDEKIETWRAAYPRATDDATRKDLVEKIQERNYTEVLTHLPIGAWFSPVAYRSNLSGVVKSPVSLYWNIEKK, from the coding sequence ATGTTCAGAACAGTCCTGCGTACGGCGGCGGCATTGTTGCCGCTTGCGCTCCACGTGTCGTCTTCGGCATCCGCGGAGACGACGCTCCGGGTCGTGCCGCATGCGGATTTGAAGAACATCGATCCGATCTGGACGACCGCCTACATCACACGCAACCACGCCTATCTCGTCTGGGACACGCTGTTCTCCCTCGACGAGAACTTCCAGCCGCAGCCGCAGATGGTCGACGGCTGGAAGACCAGCGACGACAAGATGGAGTGGACGTTCACTCTCCGTGAGGGGCTGAAGTTTCACGACGGCACGCCGGTTACGTCGGCGGACGTCATCACCTCGCTGGAGCGCTGGGGCAAGCGCGACGGGATGGGCCAGCAGCTTTTTGCTGCGACGGAGACTCTCGAGGCGGTCGACGACAAGACCTTTCGTCTGAAGCTGAAGTCGCCGTTCGGACTCGTGTTGGAGTCGTTCGCCAAGCTGAGCTCGAACGTGCCGTTCATTATGCCGAAGCGGCTGGCGGAGACGGACCCGTTCAAGCAGGTGCCGGAAGTCGTCGGTTCCGGCCCCTTCCGCTTCATGAAGGAGCAGTGGGTGCCCGGCAGCAAGGTCGTCTACGCCAAGTTCGCCGACTATGTGCCGCGCAAGGAGCCTCCCAGCAACGCATCGGGGGGCAAGGTCGCCAAGGTCGATCGCATCGAATGGCTCTACATCCCCGACCCGAACACCGCGATGAACGCGCTCATCAGCGGCGAGGTCGACTACTATGAGAACGCGCCTGCCGATCTCGTCCCGATCCTGCGCCAGGCCGAGGGCGTGAAGGTCGAAACGCTCGATCCTCTGGGCAACCAGGGCATGCTGCGGTTCAACCATCTCCATCCGCCGTTCGACAAGCCGGAGCTGCGCAAGGCCGTCTCCTATGTCTTCGACCAGGAGCAGTTTCTGCAGGCGGGCGTGGGCGATCCCGCCTTCTGGCAGAAGTGCTATTCCTACTCCGCCTGCAATGCGCCGGTCGGTACCGACGCCGGCGCGGTCAAGCAGCCCGACATGGCTAAGGCGAAGGAACTGATGAAGACCGGTGGCTATGACGGCACGCCGGTGACGATCCTGCAGGCGACCGATATTCCGGTGCTGAACGCTGCGGCGCTGGTGACTGCGCAGGGCCTGCGCGAGGCGGGCTTCACGGTCGACCTACAGGCGATGGACTGGGCGACGGTGACATCGCGGCGCGCAGTCAAGGAGCCGCCGGGGAAGGGCGGCTGGAACATCTTCTTCACCTGGACGCTGGCCGCAGACCTGCTGACGCCGCTGGCCACGAACATGAGCGCGGGATGCGACAAGGCTTGGTTCGGCTGGCCGTGCGACGAGAAGATCGAGACGTGGCGCGCCGCCTACCCGCGGGCGACGGACGATGCGACGCGCAAAGACCTGGTCGAGAAAATCCAGGAGCGGAACTATACCGAGGTGCTGACGCACCTGCCGATCGGCGCTTGGTTCAGTCCCGTCGCCTACCGCAGCAACCTGTCCGGCGTCGTGAAGTCGCCGGTGTCGCTCTACTGGAACATCGAGAAGAAGTGA
- the rsmI gene encoding 16S rRNA (cytidine(1402)-2'-O)-methyltransferase has product MDSRGSESPSDAASITPGLYLVATPIGNADDITLRALQVLRGADVVACEDTRHTGRLMQRYGIAARLIPYHDHNADEARPRLLSRLAEGGRVALVSDAGTPLVSDPGFKLVREARAQGSAVTAIPGACAAVTGLQLSGLPPDRFMFAGFLPPRQSARRTALGELRAVPATLLFYESPNRLADALADMAEVLGDRPAAVTRELTKLFEEVVEGRLSELATRYRNEPPKGEIVVVVGGPEAPAVDAVDVDGMLTAALATSGVRDAAAAVAEVTGLPKRELYARALALGRRE; this is encoded by the coding sequence ATGGACAGCAGGGGTTCCGAATCCCCGAGCGATGCAGCTTCGATCACGCCCGGCCTCTATCTGGTCGCGACGCCGATTGGAAACGCGGACGACATCACGCTACGCGCGCTGCAGGTCCTGCGCGGTGCTGACGTTGTCGCGTGCGAGGATACGCGTCATACGGGCCGGCTGATGCAGCGCTACGGCATCGCCGCGCGACTGATCCCCTATCATGATCACAACGCGGACGAGGCTCGGCCCCGCCTGCTGTCGCGTCTTGCGGAGGGCGGCAGAGTGGCGCTCGTCAGCGACGCGGGGACGCCCCTCGTCTCCGATCCCGGGTTCAAGCTGGTGCGCGAGGCGCGGGCGCAAGGAAGTGCCGTGACCGCGATCCCCGGTGCGTGCGCCGCAGTGACGGGACTTCAGCTGTCGGGGCTGCCGCCGGACAGGTTCATGTTCGCGGGGTTTCTGCCGCCGCGCCAGTCGGCGCGCAGGACCGCCCTGGGGGAGCTGCGCGCCGTTCCGGCCACTCTCCTGTTCTACGAGAGCCCCAACCGCTTGGCGGATGCGCTTGCCGACATGGCTGAGGTCCTGGGGGACCGGCCGGCCGCGGTCACACGCGAACTGACGAAGCTGTTCGAAGAGGTGGTGGAGGGTCGCCTATCGGAACTGGCGACTCGCTACCGGAACGAACCTCCCAAAGGCGAGATCGTCGTCGTGGTCGGCGGTCCGGAGGCGCCGGCTGTCGATGCGGTGGACGTGGACGGGATGCTGACGGCGGCTCTCGCCACCTCGGGCGTGCGCGATGCGGCCGCCGCCGTGGCCGAGGTCACCGGCCTCCCCAAGCGTGAACTTTATGCCCGCGCCCTGGCGCTCGGACGTCGCGAGTAG
- a CDS encoding YraN family protein: MDDPARALRSARRRDRESAGRRAETVAALYLRCKGYCIEGRRVRTPAGEIDIVARRGLLLIFVEVKARVAHKAALEAVTPRQQRRIERAAAWYAARRNHLAAPTMRFDVVVIRPWRLPSHLRDAWRPPG; this comes from the coding sequence ATGGACGACCCCGCGCGCGCCCTGCGGTCGGCGCGGCGCCGCGACCGGGAATCCGCCGGGCGCCGCGCGGAGACGGTCGCCGCGCTCTATCTGCGCTGCAAGGGCTATTGTATCGAGGGTCGGCGCGTCCGCACGCCGGCCGGCGAGATCGACATCGTCGCTCGCCGCGGATTGCTGCTGATCTTCGTGGAGGTGAAGGCTCGCGTCGCCCACAAGGCCGCGCTCGAGGCGGTCACTCCGCGGCAGCAGCGACGCATCGAGCGGGCAGCCGCATGGTATGCCGCAAGGCGCAACCATCTCGCGGCACCGACGATGCGCTTCGACGTTGTCGTCATTCGGCCTTGGCGTCTTCCATCGCACCTACGCGACGCATGGCGGCCGCCGGGCTGA
- a CDS encoding ABC transporter ATP-binding protein encodes MTASNGPSIEPVLRIDGLTVALPGNADRKNAVQDVSFDVKPQEILCVVGESGSGKSVTAYTVMGLLPKRQLTPTAGRLLLQGEDLLKATPARMRELRGSRMSMIFQEPMTALNPVMRVGDQIEEVLKVHSTMSPQERSERVLGILRDVHMPDPASIRNAYPHQLSGGQRQRVMIAMALVMEPALLVADEPTTALDVTTQAQILRLMKDLQRDHNTGVLFITHDFGVVAEIADRVVVMQNGLVVETGDARKVLRNPQHPYTRMLISSVPSMTPRARRPDPTSATVLKTHNLEMVYGGKSFFQKSRIVRAAHEVNIDVKRGETLGIVGESGSGKSTVARCIVRLIEPTGGNIYLDDADIAHLPTSSLRRHRKRVQIVFQDPYRSLNPRRSVGDSIAEGPMNFGLSKAKAWDRAKDLMTLVGLDPRAVDRYPYQFSGGQRQRICIARALAMEPELLIADEAVSALDVSVQAQVLELLDDVRKKFDLAMLFITHDLRVAAQVCDRVAVMHKGEVVEYGTATEVFAAPRHAYTRSLFDAAPGKDWEFGKFEAA; translated from the coding sequence GTGACCGCATCGAACGGACCCTCCATCGAGCCGGTTCTGCGAATCGATGGCCTGACCGTGGCGCTGCCCGGCAACGCCGATCGCAAGAATGCCGTCCAGGACGTCAGCTTCGACGTGAAGCCGCAGGAAATCCTATGCGTGGTCGGCGAGTCCGGCTCGGGTAAGTCGGTCACCGCATACACCGTTATGGGCCTACTTCCGAAGCGCCAGCTGACGCCGACAGCGGGCCGCCTGCTGCTGCAGGGGGAGGATCTGCTGAAGGCGACGCCCGCGCGCATGCGCGAACTGCGCGGTAGCCGCATGTCGATGATCTTCCAGGAGCCGATGACGGCATTGAACCCGGTGATGCGGGTCGGCGATCAGATCGAGGAGGTCCTGAAGGTCCACAGCACGATGTCGCCGCAGGAGAGGAGCGAGCGCGTCCTGGGCATCCTGCGCGACGTGCACATGCCGGATCCGGCGAGTATCCGGAACGCCTATCCGCACCAGCTCTCGGGCGGCCAGCGCCAGCGCGTGATGATCGCCATGGCGCTGGTGATGGAGCCGGCCCTGCTGGTCGCCGACGAGCCGACCACCGCGCTCGACGTGACGACGCAGGCGCAGATTCTGCGATTGATGAAGGATCTGCAGCGCGATCACAATACCGGCGTCCTGTTCATCACCCACGATTTCGGCGTGGTGGCGGAGATCGCCGATCGCGTCGTCGTCATGCAGAACGGCCTCGTCGTCGAGACGGGCGACGCGCGGAAGGTGCTGCGCAATCCGCAGCACCCGTACACGCGCATGCTCATCTCCTCGGTTCCGAGCATGACGCCGCGCGCGCGTCGACCCGATCCGACGTCGGCGACGGTTCTGAAGACGCACAATCTGGAGATGGTGTACGGCGGCAAGTCGTTCTTCCAGAAGTCACGGATCGTGCGCGCCGCGCATGAGGTGAACATCGACGTGAAGCGCGGCGAGACGCTGGGGATCGTCGGCGAGTCGGGGTCCGGAAAATCGACGGTAGCCCGCTGCATCGTGCGTCTGATCGAGCCGACCGGCGGCAACATCTATCTGGACGACGCGGATATCGCGCACCTGCCGACCAGCTCGCTCCGCCGGCATCGCAAGCGCGTGCAGATCGTCTTCCAGGATCCCTATCGGTCGCTTAATCCGCGCCGCAGCGTCGGCGACTCGATCGCCGAGGGGCCGATGAACTTCGGCCTGTCGAAGGCCAAGGCCTGGGACCGCGCGAAGGACCTGATGACACTCGTCGGACTCGATCCCAGGGCCGTCGACCGCTACCCCTACCAGTTCTCGGGCGGGCAGCGGCAGCGCATCTGCATCGCGCGCGCGCTGGCCATGGAGCCCGAACTGCTGATCGCCGACGAGGCCGTGTCCGCCCTGGATGTCTCCGTGCAGGCGCAGGTCCTGGAACTGCTCGACGACGTGCGCAAGAAATTCGACCTCGCCATGCTGTTCATCACGCACGACCTGCGCGTGGCCGCTCAGGTCTGCGACCGCGTGGCGGTGATGCACAAGGGCGAGGTGGTGGAGTACGGTACGGCGACGGAGGTTTTCGCCGCACCTCGTCACGCCTATACCCGTTCCCTGTTCGACGCGGCACCGGGGAAGGACTGGGAGTTCGGAAAGTTCGAGGCTGCCTGA